The following proteins are encoded in a genomic region of Spirosoma sp. SC4-14:
- a CDS encoding sugar MFS transporter, with product MTPTATTPQVRPNYTIPLLIIGALFFIFGFVTWVNSVLIAFFKQAFNLSTVGSNLVAFAFFISYTLMAIPSSAVLKKTGFKNGMSLGLLVMAVGTLIFVPAAKAVSYPLFLVGLFLIGIGLTVLQTASNPYATILGPRESAAQRISFMGVANKMAGIFSQFIFGGLLLAGGNAVSGAASLEKVVTPYLILTAVLVVLAILIRFSSLPEVSEEQDDSPADATSHTSVWQFPNLVLGVLALFCYVGAEVIAGDTIINYGKALGFDNEEAKYFTTYTLYGLLAGYVLGIVLIPRVISQQTSLRFGAIYGLVFTTATLLTSGFTSVLCVALLGFGLAPIWPAMWPLALNRLGKFTKIGSALLIMGISGGALLPLLHGYLTDAISPKMAYALLLPLFGFILYYATIGYKKTSW from the coding sequence ATGACACCAACCGCAACAACTCCGCAGGTTCGTCCGAATTACACCATCCCTCTTCTGATTATTGGTGCGTTGTTTTTCATTTTTGGTTTCGTAACCTGGGTCAACAGTGTGCTGATTGCCTTCTTCAAACAGGCGTTCAATCTCAGCACAGTTGGGTCTAATCTGGTGGCTTTTGCGTTTTTTATTTCCTACACGCTTATGGCCATTCCCTCATCGGCAGTGCTGAAAAAAACGGGTTTTAAGAACGGTATGTCGTTAGGGCTACTGGTAATGGCCGTTGGCACGCTGATTTTTGTGCCCGCTGCTAAGGCAGTATCCTACCCGTTATTTCTGGTAGGTTTGTTCCTGATTGGTATCGGGTTAACCGTTCTGCAAACAGCTTCGAATCCTTATGCAACGATTCTTGGCCCCCGCGAAAGCGCAGCTCAACGAATTAGCTTTATGGGTGTCGCCAATAAAATGGCCGGTATTTTCAGTCAATTCATTTTTGGAGGTTTGCTACTGGCAGGCGGAAATGCAGTTTCGGGCGCTGCGTCCTTAGAGAAAGTGGTAACACCCTATCTGATTCTGACGGCCGTTCTGGTTGTACTGGCCATTCTGATTCGGTTTTCGAGTTTACCCGAAGTATCGGAAGAGCAGGACGATTCGCCAGCCGATGCAACCTCTCATACCAGCGTGTGGCAGTTCCCAAACCTTGTGCTGGGCGTTCTGGCGTTATTCTGCTATGTAGGGGCTGAAGTAATTGCAGGCGATACCATTATCAATTATGGTAAAGCCCTAGGTTTCGATAACGAAGAAGCTAAGTATTTTACGACCTATACGCTTTATGGCTTACTGGCGGGCTATGTGTTGGGTATTGTACTGATTCCACGAGTGATTTCTCAGCAAACGTCGCTTCGGTTTGGGGCTATTTACGGCCTGGTTTTCACAACGGCAACTTTATTAACCAGTGGTTTCACATCGGTTCTTTGCGTAGCATTGCTGGGTTTTGGGCTTGCGCCGATCTGGCCAGCTATGTGGCCACTGGCGCTTAACCGGTTAGGAAAATTCACCAAAATCGGCTCGGCACTTTTGATTATGGGTATTTCGGGTGGTGCGTTACTGCCACTGTTACACGGTTACCTGACCGATGCGATTAGTCCTAAAATGGCTTATGCATTACTGCTTCCACTATTCGGCTTTATTCTGTACTATGCAACCATAGGCTATAAGAAGACGAGCTGGTAA